The region ACCAGCGGCCACCCACGCGAGATGTGGGACTGGCTGGACGACCACGAGCACGCGCCGGCCCCGAGCGGCGACGGCAGGGGCGACCGCGATGGCGACTGAGCCCAGGTTCGACCTGCCGGGGACACCGGTCTTCGACGGGCGCAGCAGCCGGCGGGGCTTCCGCATGAACAAGCTGTTCATGAGCCTGCGGTTCGCCGAGAACCGCGAACGGTTCCTGGCCGACGAGAAGGCCTACTGCGAGGAGTTCGGTCTGGCGCCGGAGCAGCAGGAGGCGGTCCTGGCCCGCGACTGGCAGGCCATGATCGACCTCGGCGGCAGCATCTTCTACGTCTACAAGCTGGCCATGATGGACGGCCGGTCGATGCAGTACCTCGGTGGGGTCTTCACCGGGATGACCGAGGAGGAGTTCGTGGCAGTCATGCGTGCAGGCGGCCGGACCGATGGCTGAGGTGATCTGGGGTCTGGGGACCTCGCACGTCCCGTCGATCGGGGCCGCGATGGACCGGGAGAAGACCGAGGACCCGCACTGGAAGCCGCTGTTCGACGGCTACCGGCCGGCGCGCGAGTGGATGGCGCAGCACACCCCCGACGTCGCGATCGTGATCTACAACGACCACGCGAACGGCGTCGACCTCGACGTCGTGCCGACGTTCGGCCTCGGTACGGCGGACCGGTACCGGGTGGCGGACGAGGGTTTCGGCCGGCGTCCCGTGCCCGACGTCGTCGGGCATCCGGAGCTGTCGCTGCACCTGCTCGAGTCGCTCATGGACGACGGGTTCGACCTGACCGTCTTCCAGGAGCTCGAGGTCGACCACGGGCTCACCGTGCCGCTGTCGATCTACTGCCCCGAGCCGGGCGACGCCTGGCCGTGCCCGGTCGTCCCGCTGATGGTCAACGTCATCCAGTACCCGCAGCCCACCGCCGCGCGCTGCTACGCGCTGGGGCAGGCCATCGGGCGGTCGATCGCGACCTTCGACCCGGACACGAAGGTCGCAGTCTTCGGTACCGGCGGGATGTCCCACCAGCTCGCCGGTGCGCGCGCCGGCTTCATCAACCCCGACTTCGACGCCATGTTCCTCGAGGCGATCGAGACCGACCCCGAGACGCTGGCCGCGCTGTCCCGCGAGGACTACATCCGTCAGGCCGGCTCGGAGGGCATCGAGATGATCATGTGGCTCATCATGCGGGGCGCGATGAACGAGCAGATCCGACGGGTGCACTCCACCTACTTCGTCCCGGCGTCGAACACCGCCGCGGCGCTCGCGCTGTTCGACAATCGGGTACCGCGGCCGGCGTGAGGTCTGAGTCCTCCGATCGCCGGTGCGAGGTAGCCCGGATCCGACGTGCGGGCTGCTGCCCGCTCACCGGGCCGTCCGGTGCGCCGCTCCACTACTGAGCACGAGACGGCGCCGCCCGGACGGTTGTGCTCGGCGAGACCTGTCGGTCTTCGGCGTAACGTCCAGTCGCGCTGGACAATGAGCATGCTGAGCTGTCGCAGCGCCGTCGGTTGTCCAGCGCGCCGAACCCGCTGACCGACAGGCCCCGCTCGACCAGCTCGTGAGGAACGGCCAGCATGACCAGGATCGCGATCATCGTGGGCGGCACCCGCCCGGGCCGCGGGGAAGCAGTCGCCCGGTGGGTTCAGGGCATCGCCCGGCAGCGCACTGAGGCCGACTACGAGATCGTCGACATCGCCGACTACGGCCTGCCGGATCCTGACGAGCCGGCGCCACCCTCGCAGCGGGAGGACCACCGGCCACGCACCCAGGCGTGGGCGGAGAAGATCGGTTCGTTCGACGGCTACGTGTTCGTCACCCCGGAGTACAACCACCCCGTTTCCGGGGCGCTGAAGAGCGCGATCGAGGTTCCCGGCACCGAGTGGCACAACAAGGCGGCCGGATTCGTCACCTACGGCATCGGGGGCGGGTCCGGCGCCGTCGCGAACCTACGCCTGATCATGACGGAGTTGCAGATCGCCGATGTCCAGGCCCAGGTCGGCCTGTCGCTGTACACCGACTTCACCGACCTGACCGATTTCACCCCCGCCGCGCATCGCGCCGATGCGGTCGAGGGCCTGCTCCACCAGGTCGTCGGGTGGAGCACGGCGCTGGCGTCGCTGCGTTCCGCCGGCCGCGGAACCGAATGACCGAACCGCGTGGCGCGGACCCGAACCGGCGGGTCGGCGCGGCGCCGGTGTACCCGCCGAACAGCTATCCGCGGGCCCCGGCCAGGACGGCGTCGCAGATCCACCGCACCTGGCCGACCGCCTGCTCGACCGACCCGGTGGGCTGGACGAGGTGGCTCAGGGTCAGCCGCACGACGGCCTCGACGAGCGACCCGAGCGCGTCGCCGCCCGGTCCGGCACCGAGGCCGAGCGCCGGGTGCATCGCCCGGACCTGCGCCACGATGGCCGCGACGGCCCGCGCGAGCACCGGCTCGGGCCGGATGGCCACGAGCGGCAGGAGGTCGTCGGTGCTGCCGTGCGCGGTGGACACGACGGCCTTGATCAGTGGGTTGTCGGCGGCGGTCCGCAGGGTGTACTCGACCGCCGCGCCCAGGCCCGCGGAGGCGTCGTCGGGGTGCGCGGCCAGCCGCTCGGACACCCCGTCGAGGAACCGGTCCGTCTCGCGACCGATCATCGCCTCGGCGAGCACGTCCTTGGAGCCGATCTCGTTGTAGACGCTCTGCCTGCTCA is a window of Pseudonocardia sp. T1-2H DNA encoding:
- a CDS encoding NADPH-dependent FMN reductase, translated to MTRIAIIVGGTRPGRGEAVARWVQGIARQRTEADYEIVDIADYGLPDPDEPAPPSQREDHRPRTQAWAEKIGSFDGYVFVTPEYNHPVSGALKSAIEVPGTEWHNKAAGFVTYGIGGGSGAVANLRLIMTELQIADVQAQVGLSLYTDFTDLTDFTPAAHRADAVEGLLHQVVGWSTALASLRSAGRGTE
- a CDS encoding TetR family transcriptional regulator → MSTRPGFHARVRSLLRDQLLDAATEITCDRGWDAVTMSRVAERVGVSRQSVYNEIGSKDVLAEAMIGRETDRFLDGVSERLAAHPDDASAGLGAAVEYTLRTAADNPLIKAVVSTAHGSTDDLLPLVAIRPEPVLARAVAAIVAQVRAMHPALGLGAGPGGDALGSLVEAVVRLTLSHLVQPTGSVEQAVGQVRWICDAVLAGARG
- the ligA gene encoding protocatechuate 4,5-dioxygenase subunit alpha — encoded protein: MATEPRFDLPGTPVFDGRSSRRGFRMNKLFMSLRFAENRERFLADEKAYCEEFGLAPEQQEAVLARDWQAMIDLGGSIFYVYKLAMMDGRSMQYLGGVFTGMTEEEFVAVMRAGGRTDG
- a CDS encoding class III extradiol dioxygenase subunit beta, yielding MAEVIWGLGTSHVPSIGAAMDREKTEDPHWKPLFDGYRPAREWMAQHTPDVAIVIYNDHANGVDLDVVPTFGLGTADRYRVADEGFGRRPVPDVVGHPELSLHLLESLMDDGFDLTVFQELEVDHGLTVPLSIYCPEPGDAWPCPVVPLMVNVIQYPQPTAARCYALGQAIGRSIATFDPDTKVAVFGTGGMSHQLAGARAGFINPDFDAMFLEAIETDPETLAALSREDYIRQAGSEGIEMIMWLIMRGAMNEQIRRVHSTYFVPASNTAAALALFDNRVPRPA